One window of Bacillus alkalicellulosilyticus genomic DNA carries:
- the gatA gene encoding Asp-tRNA(Asn)/Glu-tRNA(Gln) amidotransferase subunit GatA, with amino-acid sequence MSLFDYKITEIHDKLHKKEISVTDLVNESYTRISAVDDKVKAFLTLDEERARNYAKQLDEAIGTKDQYGLLFGMPIGVKDNIVTKNLRTTCGSRILENFDPIYNATVVEKLQSAETVTIGKVNMDEFAMGSSTENSALAVTRNPWNLDHVPGGSSGGSAAAVAAGEVPFTLGSDTGGSIRQPASYCGVVGLKPTYGRVSRFGLVAFASSLDQIGPITRNVEDNAFLLQAISGVDPMDGTSADVEVPDFLSSLTGDVKGLKIAVPKEYLAEGVRDDVKKSVMDALKVLEGLGATWDEVSLPHSKYGLATYYLLSSSEASANLARFDGVRYGYRSDNADNLIDMYKQTRAEGFGDEVKRRIMLGTFALSSGYYDAYYKKAQKVRTLIKQDFENVFENYDVIIGPTAPTPAFKVGEKLDDPLTMYANDILTIPVNLAGVPGISVPCGFADGLPLGLQIIGKHFDEGTVYRVAHAYEQATDFHKQKPTL; translated from the coding sequence ATGTCTTTATTTGATTATAAAATAACAGAGATACATGATAAATTACATAAAAAAGAAATCTCAGTCACGGATTTAGTGAATGAATCTTATACAAGAATATCAGCTGTAGATGATAAAGTTAAAGCGTTTTTAACGCTAGACGAAGAGCGAGCAAGAAACTACGCGAAACAACTAGACGAAGCCATTGGAACAAAAGACCAATATGGCTTACTATTTGGAATGCCGATTGGTGTGAAGGATAACATCGTTACAAAAAATCTTCGAACGACATGTGGAAGTCGCATCTTAGAGAACTTTGACCCCATTTATAATGCAACTGTCGTCGAAAAACTTCAAAGTGCTGAAACAGTGACAATCGGAAAAGTAAACATGGACGAGTTTGCGATGGGGTCTTCTACTGAAAACTCAGCATTAGCTGTTACAAGAAATCCATGGAACTTAGATCATGTTCCAGGAGGATCAAGTGGTGGTTCCGCTGCTGCAGTTGCTGCAGGAGAAGTTCCATTTACATTAGGTTCAGATACAGGTGGTTCTATTCGTCAGCCTGCCTCATATTGTGGTGTTGTTGGATTAAAACCTACATATGGACGAGTTTCTCGTTTTGGTCTAGTTGCATTTGCTTCGTCATTAGACCAAATTGGACCAATTACGAGAAATGTAGAAGACAATGCATTTTTACTTCAAGCCATTTCAGGTGTTGACCCAATGGATGGAACGTCAGCTGATGTGGAAGTACCTGATTTCCTATCTTCTTTAACAGGAGATGTAAAGGGCTTAAAGATTGCAGTACCAAAGGAATACCTTGCAGAAGGTGTTCGTGATGATGTAAAGAAGTCTGTTATGGATGCGCTAAAAGTTCTTGAAGGCTTAGGCGCGACATGGGATGAAGTGTCGTTACCTCACTCTAAGTATGGATTAGCGACTTATTATCTATTATCATCATCTGAAGCTTCAGCGAACCTTGCACGCTTTGACGGAGTCCGTTACGGTTACCGTTCAGATAACGCAGATAATTTAATTGATATGTACAAGCAGACACGAGCAGAAGGGTTTGGAGACGAAGTAAAGCGTCGTATTATGCTTGGTACATTCGCATTAAGCTCAGGGTATTATGATGCGTACTACAAGAAAGCGCAAAAAGTACGTACATTAATTAAGCAAGACTTTGAGAACGTATTTGAAAACTATGATGTCATTATTGGGCCAACAGCTCCTACGCCTGCATTTAAAGTTGGTGAAAAGCTAGATGACCCGTTGACAATGTATGCTAATGATATTTTAACCATTCCAGTTAACCTTGCTGGCGTTCCAGGGATTTCAGTTCCGTGTGGATTTGCAGATGGGTTGCCACTAGGCTTGCAAATTATTGGAAAGCATTTTGACGAAGGTACAGTCTATCGTGTCGCTCATGCGTATGAGCAAGCTACAGACTTCCATAAACAAAAACCAACATTGTAA
- the putP gene encoding sodium/proline symporter PutP: MENATLLTFIVYLIGMLAIGIIAYRITNNLSDYVLGGRKLGGGVAALSAGASDMSSWLLLGLPGAIYVSGMGGIWIAVGLAVGAYLNWQFVASRLRTYTEVADDSITLPDYFENRFRDNSKILRIISALVILLFFAFYTSSGLVAGATLFEASFDMDYSQALWIGAIVIIAYTFLGGFLAVSWTDFFQGILMLLALIIVPVVAISEIGGWGATIDAVGAIDPVYLDAFTGATLIGVISLLAWGLGYFGQPHILTRFMAVKSTKEIPKARFIGMTWMVVALFGAIFTGFVAIAFFSVNGPGEVISAEARETVFIVFTQVLFNPWVAGFLLAAILAAIMSTIDSQLLVSSSALAEDFYKGIIRKKASDKELIWVGRIGVLLIALLATLMATNPENTVLDLVGYAWAGFGAAFGPVIILSLFWKRMTRNGAIAGMVVGGATVIIWSILAENYKNVTLFTLYEIVPGFILATLFIIVVSLLGREPSGEIQAEFEQVKNNEI; encoded by the coding sequence TTGGAAAATGCGACACTATTAACCTTCATTGTTTATTTAATTGGGATGTTAGCTATTGGAATTATTGCCTATCGTATTACAAATAATTTATCTGATTATGTTTTAGGAGGACGTAAACTCGGTGGAGGTGTAGCTGCATTAAGTGCAGGTGCTTCCGATATGAGTAGCTGGTTATTACTTGGTCTTCCTGGAGCCATCTATGTTAGTGGAATGGGTGGAATATGGATTGCGGTAGGGTTAGCCGTTGGGGCCTATTTAAACTGGCAGTTTGTAGCGTCACGTTTACGTACGTATACTGAAGTAGCCGATGATTCAATTACGCTACCAGATTATTTTGAGAATCGTTTTCGCGACAATTCAAAGATTTTGAGGATTATTTCTGCTTTAGTTATTTTACTGTTTTTTGCTTTTTATACTTCTTCAGGTCTTGTCGCAGGGGCCACGTTATTTGAAGCTTCATTTGATATGGACTATTCACAGGCACTTTGGATTGGTGCTATTGTCATTATTGCATATACGTTTTTAGGTGGATTTCTTGCGGTCAGCTGGACGGATTTCTTCCAAGGGATTTTAATGTTATTGGCTTTAATCATTGTGCCAGTCGTAGCGATTTCTGAAATTGGTGGTTGGGGTGCAACCATTGATGCGGTTGGAGCCATTGACCCAGTATATCTAGATGCTTTTACAGGAGCGACGTTGATTGGAGTTATTTCATTGTTAGCATGGGGGCTTGGATACTTTGGTCAGCCTCACATTTTAACTCGTTTTATGGCGGTGAAATCAACGAAAGAGATTCCAAAAGCGAGATTTATCGGAATGACGTGGATGGTTGTCGCTCTTTTTGGTGCTATTTTTACAGGATTTGTGGCTATTGCCTTTTTCTCTGTAAACGGTCCGGGAGAAGTGATTTCTGCAGAAGCGCGTGAAACCGTGTTTATTGTATTTACCCAAGTGTTATTTAATCCATGGGTGGCTGGATTTTTACTAGCGGCCATATTAGCAGCAATTATGAGTACAATTGATTCACAGCTACTCGTTTCTTCGAGTGCATTAGCAGAGGATTTCTATAAAGGGATCATTCGAAAAAAGGCATCAGATAAGGAATTAATTTGGGTAGGTCGAATTGGAGTGCTACTAATCGCATTACTTGCTACTTTAATGGCGACCAACCCTGAAAATACAGTGCTAGACCTAGTTGGCTATGCATGGGCTGGATTTGGTGCTGCCTTCGGTCCAGTCATTATCCTTTCTCTATTCTGGAAGCGAATGACAAGAAATGGTGCGATCGCAGGTATGGTAGTTGGTGGAGCGACCGTTATAATCTGGTCTATTCTTGCTGAGAATTATAAAAATGTAACGTTGTTTACACTTTATGAGATTGTACCTGGTTTCATCTTAGCTACGCTCTTTATAATAGTTGTTAGTTTATTAGGAAGAGAGCCATCTGGCGAAATTCAAGCAGAATTTGAACAAGTGAAGAATAACGAGATATAA
- the gatC gene encoding Asp-tRNA(Asn)/Glu-tRNA(Gln) amidotransferase subunit GatC, with product MSRISVEQVKHVAHLARLAITEEEAEKFTQQLDAIISFAEELNELDVENVKPTSHVLDMKNVLREDKAGKGLPVEEVLKNAPDQEEGQFSVPTIIE from the coding sequence ATGTCACGAATTTCAGTAGAACAAGTTAAGCATGTTGCACATTTAGCAAGATTAGCAATCACAGAAGAAGAGGCGGAAAAATTTACACAACAACTAGATGCTATCATCTCATTTGCAGAAGAATTAAATGAGCTTGATGTCGAAAATGTAAAGCCAACATCTCATGTGCTTGATATGAAAAATGTATTACGCGAGGACAAGGCTGGTAAAGGGTTACCTGTAGAAGAAGTATTAAAAAATGCTCCTGACCAAGAAGAAGGCCAGTTTAGCGTCCCTACCATTATTGAATAA